Proteins encoded together in one Bacillota bacterium window:
- a CDS encoding DUF3795 domain-containing protein, translated as MDKESAGLIAYCGLYCGDCPNHTGRIADLARDLRKELRQIRFDKTAEFMSTFSFFKVFERYTDCYEVLGAMVKFRCKRACRGGGGPPFCKMRKCCEKKAIEGCWECAEFETCNKLDFLKPSHGVAHIENLKKIRKQGAEEFVKGKKLWYKEG; from the coding sequence ATGGATAAAGAAAGTGCGGGCTTAATCGCGTATTGCGGCCTTTACTGCGGCGATTGTCCCAACCATACCGGCAGGATCGCCGACCTGGCGAGGGACCTCAGAAAAGAACTCCGGCAGATAAGGTTCGATAAAACAGCGGAATTTATGTCGACTTTTTCGTTCTTTAAGGTGTTTGAAAGGTACACGGATTGTTACGAAGTGCTCGGCGCGATGGTAAAATTCCGCTGCAAAAGAGCCTGCAGGGGCGGCGGGGGTCCGCCCTTCTGTAAAATGCGAAAGTGCTGCGAAAAGAAAGCCATCGAAGGCTGCTGGGAATGCGCCGAATTTGAAACCTGCAATAAGCTTGACTTCTTAAAACCGTCGCACGGTGTCGCCCATATTGAAAACCTGAAAAAGATAAGAAAACAGGGCGCCGAAGAGTTTGTAAAAGGCAAAAAACTATGGTACAAGGAAGGATAG